The Paralichthys olivaceus isolate ysfri-2021 chromosome 9, ASM2471397v2, whole genome shotgun sequence genome contains a region encoding:
- the LOC138411358 gene encoding small integral membrane protein 32: MLRQILLNSTDTPDFDLVLMAQSSTQAPSSLNASHGGSVSVAALLRPTSGRGGGGLREGELHKPDLTTYIVMCLLLFLLVLLIVFFINCQLRNSFFASMPYDRSLREARTSYK; encoded by the coding sequence ATGCTGAGGCAGATCCTCCTCAACTCCACCGACACCCCGGACTTCGACCTGGTGCTCATGGCCCAGTCCTCCACGCAAGCCCCCTCTTCCCTGAACGCCTCCCACGGCGGCTCGGTGAGCGTGGCCGCTCTCCTGCGACCCACCTCGGGGCGAGGTGGTGGAGGGCTGCGGGAGGGCGAGCTCCACAAACCGGACCTGACCACCTACATAGTCATGTGCCTACTGCTCTTCCTGCTggtgctgctcattgtgttcTTCATCAACTGCCAACTGCGGAACTCTTTCTTCGCCTCCATGCCATATGACAGGTCGCTGAGAGAGGCCCGGACCTCCTACAAGTAA